The following are encoded together in the Citrus sinensis cultivar Valencia sweet orange chromosome 1, DVS_A1.0, whole genome shotgun sequence genome:
- the LOC102623687 gene encoding G-type lectin S-receptor-like serine/threonine-protein kinase LECRK2 codes for MALKRIVPCVLTLILKFYGLHGQTSPNISLGSSITAGSNTSWLSPSGDFAFGFYSLFGGLYLLGIWFDKIPEKTLVWAADRDSPAEAGSKITLTNDGKLLLTYFNGSVQQIYSGAASLALMQNDGNFVLKNANSAVVWDSFDFPTDTILPGQVLLTGKKLYSNSRGTADYSTGNYTLEMQADGNLVLSAYHFADPGYWYTGTVTLNNVSLIFNQSAFMYLINSTGDNIFRLTRNVMTPTEDYYHRATIDGHGNFQQFAYHKSTSSRWTRVWRAVNDPCIVNCICGVYGMCTSSDNETVTCNCIPGYTPLNPSDVSEGCHPETVVNYCAETSSKNFTVEVMDDAGFLFDNFADLARVSNVDVEGCRKAVMDDCYSLGASLVGSTCVKTRMPLLNARKSASTKGMKAIIKVPTKMSNPSNHEGKKKNNFNSRLLLKIGFIFSAICALLSGVAAIYYSPAARGLIKRRNYFDPNSMEINFREFTFQELQEATKGFSKLVGTGSSGKVYRGILRLKDTQIEIAVKKLEKDIEKTNEEFMTELKIIGRTHHKNLVRLLGFCSEEDKRLLVYELMPNGTLSNFLFHEGQRPGWVQRVEIALGVARGLLYLHEECETQIIHCDIKPQNVLLDLKTLDTNYMAKISDFGISKLLNKDQTRTDTNKRGTMGYVAPEWLRNVPVTTKVDVFSFGVMLLEIICGRRHIELSRVEEESEEVDIVLSDWVISCMLSRNLQVLVSHDPEVLSDLERFERMAMVGLWCNHPDPNLRPSMKKVIHMLEGTLEVGMPPLLHDQMS; via the exons ATGGCTCTCAAGAGAATAGTTCCCTGTGTTTTaacactaattttaaaattctatggCCTTCATGGGCAAACATCTCCAAACATAAGCTTGGGATCTAGCATCACTGCTGGATCTAATACTTCCTGGCTCTCCCCCTCTGGTGATTTTGCATTTGGGTTCTACTCTCTTTTCGGCGGGCTCTATCTTTTAGGAATCTGGTTTGACAAAATTCCAGAGAAAACACTCGTTTGGGCGGCAGATCGCGACAGTCCAGCTGAAGCAGGATCCAAAATCACATTAACTAATGATGGAAAGCTTTTGCTCACATACTTCAATGGTAGTGTTCAACAAATTTATTCTGGAGCTGCTAGTTTAGCTCTCATGCAAAATGATGGCAATTTTGTGTTGAAAAATGCCAATTCAGCTGTAGTTTGGGACAGCTTTGATTTCCCAACTGACACAATCCTACCCGGACAAGTTTTACTTACTGGAAAAAAGCTCTATTCTAATTCGAGGGGAACTGCAGATTATTCAACAGGAAATTATACGCTTGAAATGCAAGCTGATGGGAACTTGGTGCTTTCTGCCTATCACTTTGCAGATCCTGGTTATTGGTACACAGGAACTGTAACATTGAACAATGTGAGTCTGATTTTCAATCAAAGTGCTTTTATGTACCTTATTAATAGCACTGGTGACAATATATTCCGTTTAACAAGAAACGTTATGACTCCGACTGAAGACTACTACCATCGAGCAACTATTGATGGTCATGGCAATTTCCAGCAATTTGCTTACCATAAATCAACCAGCAGCAGATGGACAAGAGTGTGGAGGGCTGTTAATGACCCTTGCATAGTAAATTGTATTTGCGGCGTTTATGGTATGTGCACGTCATCTGATAATGAAACGGTGACTTGTAATTGTATACCCGGGTACACTCCACTAAACCCCAGTGATGTGTCAGAAGGATGCCATCCCGAAACTGTGGTGAACTACTGTGCTGAAACTTCCTCCAAGAATTTTACAGTGGAGGTCATGGATGATGCCGGCTTcttgtttgataattttgcAGATTTGGCACGAGTGTCTAACGTTGATGTGGAGGGGTGCAGGAAGGCTGTCATGGATGATTGCTACAGCTTGGGTGCCTCCTTGGTGGGTTCAACTTGTGTCAAGACGAGAATGCCTTTGTTGAATGCGAGGAAGAGTGCTTCTACCAAAGGAATGAAGGCAATAATTAAGGTGCCTACAAAGATGAGCAATCCAAGTAATCATGAAggtaaaaagaagaataatttCAATTCTCGGCTTTTACTGAAAATTGGATTTATATTTAGTGCCATCTGTGCTTTGTTGTCCGGAGTTGCCGCAATCTATTATAGTCCTGCAGCTCGAGGACTTATCAAAAGAAGGAACTATTTCGATCCTAATTCCATGGAGATAAACTTCCGAGAATTTACGTTCCAGGAATTGCAGGAAGCTACAAAAGGATTTAGTAAGCTCGTAGGTACAGGATCTTCCGGAAAAGTTTACAGAGGAATCCTACGCTTAAAAGATACCCAGATTGAAATTGCAGTGAAAAAGCTAGAGAAAGATATTGAGAAAACAAATGAGGAATTCATGACCGAGCTCAAGATAATTGGTCGGACTCATCACAAGAATTTGGTAAGATTGTTGGGTTTTTGCAGTGAAGAAGATAAAAGGCTTTTGGTTTATGAGTTAATGCCAAATGGGACACTCTCTAACTTTCTATTTCACGAAGGACAGAGGCCTGGGTGGGTGCAGAGAGTTGAAATAGCTCTTGGTGTAGCTAGAGGCTTGCTCTATCTACATGAAGAATGCGAGACACAAATTATCCACTGTGACATCAAGCCACAAAATGTGTTACTAGAT TTGAAAACACTAGACACGAATTACATGGCCAAGATTTCAGATTTTGGTATTTCCAAGCTATTGAATAAAGACCAAACAAGAACTGACACTAATAAGAGAGGCACGATGGGATATGTGGCGCCAGAATGGCTAAGGAATGTGCCAGTAACAACCAAAGTGGATGTTTTCAGCTTCGGTGTAATGCTTCTGGAGATTATATGTGGCAGAAGGCACATAGAGTTGAGTCGAGTGGAGGAAGAGAGTGAAGAGGTTGACATTGTGCTTTCAGATTGGGTTATAAGCTGTATGCTCTCTAGAAATCTTCAAGTGTTAGTGAGCCATGACCCTGAAGTATTGAGTGATCTCGAAAGGTTCGAGAGAATGGCAATGGTGGGTTTATGGTGCAATCATCCAGATCCAAATTTGAGGCCTTCAATGAAGAAAGTCATACATATGCTGGAAGGTACTCTGGAAGTTGGGATGCCACCTTTGCTACACGATCAAATGtcctaa
- the LOC112499525 gene encoding G-type lectin S-receptor-like serine/threonine-protein kinase LECRK2 gives MGQKLYSNANGSVDYSTGRFVLEIQMDGNVVLSAFRFADPAYWYTSTRGDQNVSLIFNQSTSFLYVRNKTTIRYPMTTQVPTPTEDYYHRATISDHGNFQQWVHNKRDGNGWAVVWEAITEPCTVNTICGVFGFCTSDNNKEVTCECLRGYSPVDPNSPSKGCYPDVLVDFCDTKSSPADFTVEAIDDADIPNGDLRDMARITTTDVNECRKAVMDDCFCAAGVWREVVCLKKKMPLLNARRSNPSTNKMAAFIKVPKINNSQGQDNDSPSRVVLLAGSNKWFQEQLGQGAFSTVYCGVLVFDGQEVEVAVKQLEKVTGDGEKSFLREVQVIGRTHHKNLVQLLGFCIEQNHQLLVYELMKNGTLSAFLFRQEIPTWDKRVEIALGIARGLLYLHEECETQIIHCDIKPQNVLLDNNYITIDNNYITKIADFGLAKLLKKDQTRTSTMIRGTMGYMAPEWLRNAPVTAKVDVYSFGVMLLEIIFCKRHTELHRVDEPTLANGMILTDWVLYCVRTGNLGATVSDDHETLSHFRSLKE, from the exons ATGGGCCAAAAGCTATACTCCAATGCTAATGGATCAGTTGACTACTCAACAGGACGGTTTGTTTTGGAGATTCAAATGGATGGTAATGTTGTTCTCTCTGCCTTCAGATTTGCTGATCCCGCTTATTGGTATACGAGTACCAGAGGGGACCAAAATGTCAGCCTTATATTCAACCAAAGTACATCTTTCTTGTACGTTCGTAACAAAACTACTATCAGATACCCTATGACAACACAAGTGCCGACTCCAACTGAAGATTACTACCACCGAGCAACAATCAGTGACCATGGAAATTTCCAACAATGGGTTCATAATAAACGAGATGGCAATGGATGGGCTGTTGTGTGGGAGGCCATCACAGAACCTTGTACAGTGAATACTATATGTGGGGTGTTTGGATTTTGCACTtcagataataataaagaagtcaCCTGCGAGTGCTTGAGAGGATATTCACCAGTTGATCCAAACAGTCCCTCCAAAGGATGCTACCCAGACGTTTTAGTGGATTTTTGTGACACAAAATCTTCACCTGCAGATTTCACAGTTGAAGCAATTGATGATGCTGATATCCCTAATGGTGATTTAAGAGATATGGCCAGAATCACAACAACAGATGTAAATGAATGCAGGAAGGCAGTGATGGATGATTGTTTCTGTGCTGCTGGTGTTTGGAGGGAAGTAGTTTGTCTTAAGAAGAAGATGCCCTTGTTGAATGCTAGAAGAAGCAATCCATCTACTAATAAAATGGCGGCATTTATCAAAGTTCCCAAGATTAATAACAGCCAAGGTCAGGACAATGattctccatccagggttgtCCTGCTAGCAG GAAGCAACAAATGGTTTCAAGAACAACTTGGCCAAGGAGCATTTAGTACTGTCTATTGTGGGGTTTTAGTATTCGATGGTCAAGAGGTTGAAGTTGCTGTAAAGCAGCTGGAGAAGGTGACTGGAGATGGTGAGAAGAGTTTCTTGAGAGAAGTCCAAGTTATTGGTCGGACTCACCATAAAAATCTTGTACAGCTATTGGGTTTTTGTATTGAGCAGAATCACCAACTTCTGGTCTATGAGCTCATGAAGAATGGAACTCTATCTGCTTTCCTGTTTAGACAAGAAATTCCCACATGGGATAAAAGAGTTGAAATTGCTCTTGGGATTGCAAGAGGCTTGTTATATTTGCATGAAGAGTGTGAGACCCAAATTATTCATTGTGACATAAAGCCGCAGAATGTTCTTCTTGACAACAATTATATTACTATTGACAACAATTATATTACTAAAATAGCTGATTTTGGGCTTgcaaaattattgaagaaagATCAAACTCGAACTAGCACCATGATAAGGGGAACAATGGGGTATATGGCACCAGAATGGCTCAGAAATGCCCCAGTTACAGCTAAGGTGGATGTCTACAGCTTTGGAGTCATGTTGCTTGAGATAATCTTTTGTAAAAGGCACACAGAGTTGCATCGAGTTGATGAACCAACGCTGGCCAATGGCATGATTTTAACAGATTGGGTTCTGTATTGTGTCAGAACTGGCAATTTAGGAGCCACTGTGAGTGATGATCATGAAACTCTGAGCCATTTTAGAAGTTTGAAAGAATAA
- the LOC102623979 gene encoding amine oxidase [copper-containing] alpha 3, peroxisomal-like yields MDSSKLMALLFLLFSVTAVLPISSSKRHPLDSLRPSEFTRVQTIVKTSYPSNNLSFHYVGMDEPDKAVVYSWLSNSKTKFPRRAIVIARHNHQTHEIIVDLSKRSIVSDKVYTGHGFPLLTLEEQHAGAALVLAYEPFKASVKKRGLNISDVVCSASTVGWYGEKKSKRVLKFPCFYTDQGTINMFLRPIEGITIVVDIEEMKVTEYNDREVAPIPKPEPTEYRLSKLKPPFGPRLNSVATSSTRPGFKINGNTVKWANWVFNVGFDARVGTIISTASIYDINMHKYRRVLYRGFISELFIPYQDPSEGWYHITYFDNGEFGFGLTAVPLERLNDCPANAVFMDGYFASQDGTPVKTPNAVCIFERHAGDVMWRHTEAEMPGHVREVRPEVSLVVRMVATVGNYDYIIDWEFKPSGSIKMGVGLSGVLEVKPVEYTYVDQIKEDQHGTLVADNSIAINHDHFLNYYLDLDIDGYANSFEKTKLVTRRNTNVNTPRKSYWTVEKETAKTEFEARLNLDTKPMEFALVNPSKKTKIGHPVGYRLLPGSIIGPMLMEDDYPQIRAGFTNYNVWVTPYKKSEKYSGGNYVDQSHGDDTLLQWTDGNREIENTDIVLWYTMGIHHAPCQEDFPVMPTVSCGFELRPTNFFEYNPVLKVIPPKHVQRPNYTGKN; encoded by the exons ATGGATTCATCAAAATTGATGGCGTTGCTTTTCTTACTCTTCTCTGTTACTGCTGTCCTACCAATCTCGAGTTCTAAGCGGCACCCATTAGACTCACTAAGACCTTCTGAGTTCACCCGCGTTCAAACCATTGTCAAAACCTCATACCCTAGCAACAACCTAAGCTTCCACTACGTAGGCATGGACGAGCCAGACAAAGCTGTTGTGTATTCATGGTTATCAAATTCTAAAACCAAATTCCCTCGCAGAGCCATTGTGATTGCCCGACACAACCACCAAACTCACGAGATCATCGTAGACTTGTCGAAACGTTCGATAGTTTCTGATAAAGTTTACACGGGACACGGCTTCCCTTTACTCACCTTAGAAGAGCAACACGCTGGAGCTGCCCTGGTGCTGGCATATGAGCCGTTTAAAGCATCAGTGAAGAAGAGGGGACTCAATATATCTGATGTTGTGTGTTCTGCTTCGACGGTTGGTTGGTATGGCGAAAAGAAGAGCAAGAGAGTGCTCAAGTTCCCGTGTTTTTACACGGATCAAGGGACTATCAATATGTTTTTGAGGCCAATCGAAGGGATAACGATTGTTGTTGATATAGAGGAGATGAAAGTAACTGAGTACAACGACAGGGAGGTAGCTCCGATACCAAAACCCGAGCCCACCGAATACAGACTGTCGAAGCTGAAGCCACCTTTTGGTCCAAGGCTTAATAGCGTCGCCACCTCGTCAACGAGACCTGGGTTCAAGATTAATGGCAACACTGTCAA ATGGGCCAACTGGGTGTTCAACGTTGGATTTGATGCGCGAGTGGGTACAATAATTTCAACGGCTTCAATTTACGATATCAATATGCACAAATATCGACGAGTTCTGTACAGGGGATTCATATCAGAACTATTCATACCATACCAAGATCCAAGTGAGGGATGGTACCACATAACATATTTTGATAATGGTGAATTTGGGTTCGGTCTAACAGCTGTGCCTTTAGAGCGCCTCAACGATTGCCCCGCTAACGCTGTATTTATGGATGGTTATTTTGCCAGTCAAGATGGCACACCAGTAAAAACGCCTAATGCCGTGTGCATCTTTGAACGACATGCCGGCGACGTCATGTGGCGTCACACTGAAGCAGAAATGCCAGGACAT GTAAGGGAGGTGAGGCCAGAGGTGAGCCTGGTGGTGAGAATGGTAGCAACCGTTGGCAACTATGACTATATAATCGACTGGGAATTCAAGCCCAGTGGCTCCATTAAAATGGGG GTTGGTTTATCTGGAGTTCTAGAAGTGAAGCCAGTAGAGTATACTTATGTTGATCAGATAAAAGAGGATCAACATGGGACATTGGTGGCAGATAATTCTATTGCGATCAACCACGATCACTTCTTGAACTATTATCTTGATCTTGATATTGATGGTTATGCTAATTCCTTTGAGAAGACCAAATTGGTTACCAGGCGAAACACAAATGTTAATACACCAAGAAAGAGTTATTGGACggttgaaaaagaaacagCAAAGACTGAATTCGAAGCTCGGCTTAATCTTGACACAAAGCCAATGGAGTTTGCACTAGTAAATCCAAGtaagaaaactaaaattggGCACCCTGTTGGCTATCGCCTGCTTCCAGGATCAATCATAGGCCCGATGCTAATGGAAGATGATTACCCACAAATACGAGCTGGCTTTACCAACTATAATGTTTGGGTTACCCCATATAAAAAGTCAGAAAAATATTCAGGAGGAAACTATGTTGATCAAAGCCATGGTGATGATACCTTATTGCAATGGACTGACGG GAATAGGGAGATCGAGAACACGGATATAGTACTTTGGTACACTATGGGCATTCATCATGCTCCTTGCCAGGAAGATTTTCCGGTGATGCCGACGGTGAGCTGTGGATTTGAGCTCCGACCAACCAATTTCTTTGAGTATAATCCTGTGCTTAAAGTGATTCCTCCGAAGCACGTACAACGGCCTAATTACACTGGCAAAAACTAG